In a single window of the Planctomycetia bacterium genome:
- a CDS encoding CvpA family protein, which translates to MLFSIVVALMVILITAFWAYQGFFSSLIMFFSAIVACMLAFGFYESLNSVWADSLNSMVGLPLAFMLIFLISLATLRFATDKSIPGNVRLPVYVDRAGAGVVGFFSGLIIVGMALVAIQMLPIGPAVFGFDRVQSAPDGTIQTKGFFFKPDNFTVGLASMLSNGRFGGETPLEQAKPDMLLDLYSARANPQPSERMFLPEDCLSVLAYWEASQIDEVTQRVDGESLVREFTSREPSSPGNKLLVCRVRIDASAAKEAAEIRFRPAQFRLIGPPPATDGSRSAEPEVRLACGLSDIYTHKDHGLKSIDAAQATRLVRFGPQTDFILGPNQTPAIGDKQGKDGLDFISGYKFDVAFEVPATFVPWYIEFKRGPRVELTKKMFKDEPPAYASIAGGRDVPAAEKKTSKKKKDDEKSDATGGGGGDVKVGDAPGGATHVANAIAARTGVFSTIPFPLDGNDNVVRSAVRGGKLGDCHFSVEIPDPPPADWDVKEFDVPGGKKMVQVGADKNDALSLFGKALNYATNVAAQIYIADDAGNNYYAIGVYSAAPIGGKMVLEIQYHPEADVPERCLAKAQKVTANIMRDTPEDQRKFGYLFLVDPGAKIVTFSAGARQGAKQKLEIDVPQ; encoded by the coding sequence ATGTTGTTCTCAATCGTAGTCGCATTAATGGTGATCCTGATCACGGCATTCTGGGCATACCAGGGCTTCTTCAGTTCGCTGATCATGTTCTTCTCCGCCATCGTCGCGTGCATGTTGGCGTTCGGATTCTACGAGAGTCTGAATTCCGTGTGGGCCGACTCGCTGAATTCGATGGTCGGGCTACCCCTGGCCTTTATGCTCATTTTTCTCATTTCCCTGGCCACCCTTCGCTTTGCGACGGACAAGTCCATTCCCGGAAACGTTCGCCTGCCGGTCTATGTGGATCGTGCCGGGGCGGGCGTCGTCGGTTTCTTCAGCGGCCTCATCATTGTCGGCATGGCCCTGGTGGCCATCCAGATGCTGCCGATTGGACCCGCCGTTTTTGGTTTCGATCGAGTGCAGTCCGCACCCGACGGCACGATCCAGACCAAGGGCTTCTTCTTCAAGCCCGACAACTTCACTGTCGGCCTCGCCTCAATGCTTTCCAACGGCCGGTTCGGCGGCGAGACTCCGCTCGAACAAGCAAAGCCCGACATGCTGCTCGACCTTTACAGCGCGCGGGCGAATCCACAGCCCAGCGAGCGCATGTTCCTTCCTGAGGATTGCCTTTCCGTATTGGCATACTGGGAGGCCTCCCAGATCGACGAAGTGACCCAGCGGGTGGACGGCGAGTCACTCGTGCGTGAGTTCACATCAAGAGAGCCGAGCAGCCCCGGAAACAAGCTCCTCGTCTGTCGGGTCCGGATCGATGCCAGCGCGGCGAAAGAGGCGGCGGAGATTCGCTTCCGACCAGCCCAGTTTCGACTGATCGGACCGCCTCCCGCGACGGACGGATCTCGCTCGGCCGAGCCCGAAGTTCGGCTCGCCTGCGGCCTGAGCGACATCTATACCCACAAGGACCACGGCCTGAAGTCAATCGACGCTGCACAGGCAACCCGATTGGTCCGGTTCGGTCCGCAAACAGACTTTATCCTCGGTCCCAACCAGACCCCCGCCATCGGTGACAAGCAAGGCAAGGATGGGCTCGACTTTATTTCCGGCTACAAGTTCGACGTCGCATTTGAGGTTCCGGCGACCTTTGTCCCGTGGTACATCGAGTTCAAGCGCGGTCCGCGCGTTGAGCTGACCAAGAAAATGTTCAAGGATGAGCCGCCCGCCTATGCATCGATCGCGGGCGGGCGAGATGTCCCTGCGGCAGAAAAGAAGACTTCAAAGAAAAAGAAGGACGACGAGAAGTCTGACGCAACAGGGGGAGGCGGCGGCGACGTGAAAGTCGGCGATGCACCCGGTGGAGCGACGCATGTGGCCAACGCCATTGCCGCACGAACCGGCGTGTTTTCGACGATTCCGTTCCCACTCGATGGAAATGACAATGTCGTGCGCAGCGCGGTCCGAGGCGGCAAGCTTGGCGATTGTCACTTCAGTGTCGAGATTCCCGATCCGCCGCCGGCCGATTGGGATGTGAAAGAGTTTGACGTCCCCGGCGGCAAGAAGATGGTTCAGGTCGGCGCCGATAAGAACGACGCTCTCAGCCTGTTCGGCAAGGCGCTGAATTACGCGACCAACGTCGCCGCCCAGATCTATATCGCCGACGATGCAGGCAATAACTACTACGCCATCGGCGTTTATTCCGCCGCGCCGATCGGCGGCAAGATGGTGCTGGAGATTCAGTATCATCCCGAGGCTGATGTGCCCGAGCGGTGCCTGGCCAAGGCGCAAAAGGTCACGGCCAACATCATGCGTGACACGCCCGAGGACCAGCGCAAATTTGGATATCTCTTTTTGGTTGACCCCGGCGCAAAGATTGTCACATTTTCAGCAGGAGCGCGACAGGGCGCCAAACAAAAGCTCGAAATCGACGTCCCGCAATGA